One part of the cyanobiont of Ornithocercus magnificus genome encodes these proteins:
- a CDS encoding photosystem II q(b) protein has translation MTTTIQQRSGANGWQQFCEWVTSTNNRLYVGWFGVLMIPTLLAATTCFIVAFIAAPPVDIDGIREPVAGSLIYGNNIISGAVVPSSNAIGLHFYPIWEAASLDEWLYNGGPYQLVVFHFLIGIFCYMGREWELSYRLGMRPWICVAYSAPVAAASAVFLVYPFGQGSFSDGMPLGISGTFNFMLVFQAEHSILMHPFHMMGVAGVFGGSLFSAMHGSLVTSSLVRETTETESQNYGYKFGQEEETYNIVAAHGYFGRLIFQYASFNNSRSLHFFLAAWPVVGIWFTALGVSTMAFNLNGFNFNQSILDGQGRVLNTWADVLNRANLGMEVMHERNAHNFPLDLAAAESTPVALQAPAIG, from the coding sequence ATGACCACAACCATCCAACAGCGCTCCGGCGCTAATGGCTGGCAGCAATTCTGCGAGTGGGTCACCTCCACCAACAACCGCCTCTACGTAGGCTGGTTCGGTGTGCTGATGATCCCCACCCTCCTGGCTGCCACCACCTGCTTCATCGTCGCCTTCATCGCCGCTCCACCGGTCGATATCGACGGTATCCGCGAGCCTGTCGCCGGCTCTTTGATCTACGGCAACAACATCATCTCCGGTGCTGTTGTGCCTTCATCCAACGCCATCGGCCTGCACTTCTACCCCATCTGGGAAGCTGCCTCCCTCGATGAGTGGCTGTACAACGGCGGTCCCTACCAGCTCGTCGTCTTCCACTTCCTGATCGGCATCTTCTGCTACATGGGACGCGAGTGGGAGCTCTCCTACCGCCTCGGCATGCGCCCCTGGATCTGCGTTGCTTACAGCGCCCCTGTGGCTGCTGCCTCCGCCGTTTTCCTGGTGTATCCCTTCGGTCAGGGTTCCTTCTCAGATGGCATGCCTCTCGGCATCTCCGGCACCTTCAACTTCATGCTGGTATTCCAGGCTGAGCACAGCATCCTCATGCACCCCTTCCACATGATGGGTGTAGCCGGTGTATTTGGCGGCAGCCTGTTCTCTGCCATGCACGGTTCTCTGGTGACCTCCTCGCTGGTGCGTGAGACCACTGAGACCGAGTCTCAGAACTATGGCTATAAGTTCGGCCAGGAAGAAGAGACCTACAACATCGTGGCCGCCCACGGTTACTTCGGTCGTCTGATCTTCCAGTACGCCTCTTTCAACAACAGCCGCAGCCTGCACTTCTTCCTAGCTGCCTGGCCGGTTGTAGGCATCTGGTTCACCGCTCTCGGCGTGAGCACCATGGCTTTCAACCTGAACGGTTTCAACTTCAACCAGTCCATCCTCGATGGTCAGGGCCGCGTCCTGAACACCTGGGCTGACGTTCTGAACCGCGCCAACCTGGGCATGGAAGTAATGCACGAGCGCAACGCTCACAACTTCCCTCTCGACCTGGCCGCAGCTGAATCCACACCCGTGGCTCTGCAAGCTCCTGCCATCGGCTGA